Proteins encoded within one genomic window of Macrobrachium nipponense isolate FS-2020 chromosome 9, ASM1510439v2, whole genome shotgun sequence:
- the LOC135218497 gene encoding uncharacterized protein LOC135218497, which translates to MSRTKTFLAIAFGVLVLTEQVAPQSTSTGGGGATQGSGDTRFFPGALNQALATGGQLLNQLGGGALGGFGGSPQGGFGGFGGNPQGGFGGFGSNPQGGFGGGFGGRPQGGFGGGFGGRPQGGFGGFGGRPQGGFGGFGGRPQGGFGGFGGRPQGGFGGFGGRPQGGFGGFGNQGFGGFPQGGGFGK; encoded by the exons ATGTCAAGGACGAAGACATTCCTCGCCATTGCGTTCGGCGTCTTGGTGCTGACAGAGCAGGTGGCGCCTCAGTCAACATCaacagggggagggggagcaaCACAAGGGAGTGGAGATACCAGATTTTTCCCCGGTGCACTGAA CCAAGCCCTCGCTACAGGTGGTCAACTTCTCAATCAACTAGGTGGAGGGGCTCTTGGAGGATTTGGAGGCAGCCCTCaaggaggatttggaggattcGGAGGTAACCCTCaaggaggatttggaggattcGGAAGTAACCCTCAaggaggatttggaggaggattcggaggAAGACCTCAGGGAGgatttggaggaggattcggaggGAGACCTCaaggaggatttggaggattcGGAGGGAGACCTCagggaggatttggaggattcGGAGGCAGACCTCagggaggatttggaggattcGGAGGCAGACCTCagggaggatttggaggattcGGAGGTAGACCTCAAGGAGGATTTGGAGGCTTTGGAAATCAAGGATTTGGAGGTTTCCCCCAAGGCGGTGGCTTTGGTAAGTAG